In the genome of Natronorubrum daqingense, the window AATGTGGAAACGAACTCCATTATTCGACACGGCGTTCCTCACGAAGAGATTCTAGAGTACATGGATGAAGCGGACATCGAACTCACAGTCGTTGGGTCAAAAAATCGATCCGGTGAATACAGACGATTACTTGGCAGTGTTGCTGAGCGTGTTGCCAATATGGCAGAACGTCCAGTTACTATCGTGAAAACGCCAGTCGAGGAGGAATAACCGACCAATTTGGGCCCGATGATCCTGTGAAATCGGTACGAGGAACAAGTTAGACAGGCATACGTTCTCTTGACTGAGAGAGGGAGTCTGGTTTCCACCGCAGGTTGCGTATTCCGGTCATCTTTTTATACAGCTATTGGGTGGAGTCGCCCCTGATGGCATTAATCGAGAACGATCACGTAAACGAGGAGGGTTGGATGGGTGATTGTATCGATAACCGCTTTGATTTTAGGTGAGACAGACTATGGTTAATCAAACACGACGTCAGGTCCTCTACGCAATTGGAGCGTCAAGTACAGTTGGAGTTGCGGGATACACAACCACCGAAACACAAGACCACGAGAACGAAAATAACGATACTGGCTCTGATGAGGATTCGGAGTTCAACGAAGTGGACATCATGTTCGTACGGATGATGATTCCGCATCATGAAGGTGCGATTCAAATGGCTGAACTCATCCCCGAGAGAACCGACCGGGAGGAATTACTCGATCTCCGGACAGAGATCATCGAGGAACAAGAAGCAGAGATCGATCTCATGTGTGAATTGATCGACGATGCCGGCGTCGCCGGTTGTGACGAGGTCGGAAGCATGATGCCCCACGAGATGGGGGAGATGATGTACGGCGACGGAATGGGGGATGGAATGCACGATGGCGACGATGACGAGATGCACGACGACATGGATGATGGAATGCACGATGACGATGAGATGGGCGACGGAATGGGTCCCGACGAGATGGAGGAGATGATGCCACGAGAACACATGATGACCCACGACGACAGGCGGGAACTCCGCCGTGCTGAAAACGAGGAGTTCGATTGCCTGTTCGCCGAACACATGATCCGCCACCACGAAGGTGCCGTCGCAATGTCCGAACACGTCTTGGATGAAGGTGAATCAGAGCGCGTTGCCGACCTCGCAGATGACATTATTGACGCCCAGCAAGAAGAGATTGAACTGATGGATGAGTGGCAAGACGACTGGGGTTGTTGATTTACGAACCCCCAAACTTGGTCTCGTTTGGGAATGTAGGTCTTTCTGTACCAAGTGTGGGCGAATTCGAAGCCCTTGAAGGCCGCGGGGTCCGCGCGACCGTTGAAGTCGAAGCCTTCCACTATGCAGGTACCTATCACGACAGAACTGGAGTATACGCCAGAACGAACCTGGATTGAAGTGCTCAGACTCGAGTTGCTGCTGTTTATCTCGTAGCCGCTGATGACGTTCACTCCGCTCGATCCGGAGTCGTTTCCGACGATCTGGAATGATGGGCGATACCTGGTTTCGTTACGTGCGCTGGGAATCCTTCCGCTCGGAAAACAGTGGATAGACGTCTCCAAGCCGACGGTCAAGACGACTCCCGGAGAGCAGCGATACCAAATTCGAGACGAGGGTGAGGGAATACTCGTCTCTCAGTGGGATCACACCATTACAATCGCCGATACCGAAGAAGGTCACACGCAGTACATCGATGAAATAACGGTGGACGCCGGAATACTTACCCTGTTCGTCTGGGTGTACGCGAACGTGTTTTGTCGATACCGACAATTTCGACTACGGCTCCTCGTTAACCGAGGGTTCGAGTCGTTCCGATCCTCGTTCTGATCGGTGGTCACAAGGGATAATGATGATGTTGAAAGCATTGCTGACAGAATAGATGGAATATGGGAGAGAAATATAAAATCGAGCTGTTACCAGATTCGAAGACGTGCTACCGGTATCTTCAAGCCGGATTCAGCATCATCGTCCTGACCTTCCTCGTCGGACTGTTGGCGCTCGCGGTTCCGAACCTGATTCCGATATACGATGTAATGGTGATGCCCGCGCTATTCGTCGGACTCGGTTTGCTTCTCTACGGCGTCGGGACGCACCTGCACATTATGCACTTAAATATGCTTGAAATGAGGGAGGAAGACGGAAGTCACAAATAACACTCGTGTAACGGCTAATCCCTATGAACGACTCAAATTCGTCGAGAAGACGAGAGTAGAGACATGCGAATGAAACTCAGCCAGTGGCCATTGAAGATGACAAGTCGGCTCCGGAAGTTGAGTATCGGACAACGCATCGCACTGTACGTCGTCATCGTGGCCGTAATCGTGAGCGTCTACACAGCCGCTTACTGGTACGGAATGGCCGCGTACGAGGATCGGAATCTGTCTCTCGGTGGTGCCCTCCAGACTGTCGTCCAGTCGTTGACGACGACAGGATACGGGCAAGACGCACCGTGGGAGACGGCAATCATGAACCTGTTTACGATAGTGATGCAGTTTACTGGCATTCTGCTTCTATTTCTTCTGCTCCCACTGATCATCGTCCCT includes:
- a CDS encoding DUF305 domain-containing protein, which encodes MDIMFVRMMIPHHEGAIQMAELIPERTDREELLDLRTEIIEEQEAEIDLMCELIDDAGVAGCDEVGSMMPHEMGEMMYGDGMGDGMHDGDDDEMHDDMDDGMHDDDEMGDGMGPDEMEEMMPREHMMTHDDRRELRRAENEEFDCLFAEHMIRHHEGAVAMSEHVLDEGESERVADLADDIIDAQQEEIELMDEWQDDWGC